In the genome of Schistocerca piceifrons isolate TAMUIC-IGC-003096 chromosome X, iqSchPice1.1, whole genome shotgun sequence, one region contains:
- the LOC124722771 gene encoding collagen alpha-1(I) chain-like has product MHPPRRRRKGCGGAPAINTRAGGGRRQSSVGSHTSNNKHNRQVLIHWTRRASAMMRLVLFLVLFSICEITQAEEGYKYEKPTKPFITGTPGLRPGTAGPGGFAPGVGAGPAAKPGFPGGTGPVATGPSGYPSSGPGGTPAGFPSGSQPGRPGAGGPSGYPSGGPSAGRPGGTLPGRPGTTGGPGRPIIQGDVGGTGYPSGGPGSFGPSGPFGPGAGRPGILGQPNGPGTPGAQGSVGYPSGRPGTGRPGGPGTIGGGGYPTGGPGVFRPSDSFGTGIGRPGVSGRPGGPGAAGYPSGGPGGFGPGGPFSPGAGGRPGGTGGLGQLGGTGITGRPGAPGTPGGPGGPGGPGVPGAPAGQGYPSGGPGGFGPSGPFGPGAGRPGGVGGPGGPAGPGYPSGGPGGFGPSGPFGPSAGRPIGQGGAGITGRPGAPGTPGGPGGPGGPGGPGGPAGPGYPSGGPGGFSPSGPLGPGAGRPGGPGRPGGAVGPGYPSGGPGGFGPSGTLGPGRPGAVGGPGGQGYPSGGPGGFGPSGPFGPGAGRPGGPGRPGIAGRPGTPGTPGGPGGPGGPGGAGGPAGPGYPSGGPGGFGPSGQLGPGAGRPGGQGGPGGAGGYPSGGPGGFGPSGPFGPGKPGAPGGPGGPGGPGYPSGGPGGYGPSGPFGPGGGRPGTQGQPGIPGRPGTPGAPGGPGGPGGPGGLGGPTGPGYPSGGPGGFGPSGPFGPGTGRPGGLGRPGGPGGPGGPGYPSGGPGGFGPSGPFGPSAGRPGTPGQPGIPGRPGTPGAPGFPGGPGGPGGLGGPTGPGYPSGGPPGFGPSGPFSPGRPGAPGGPGGPGGPGGPGYPSGGPGGFGPSGPFGPGGGRPGTPGQPGTPGRPGTPGAPGGPGGPGGPGGLGGPTGPGYPSGGPGGFGPSGPFGPGAGRPGGLGRPGGPGGPGGPGYPSGGPGGFGPSGPFGPSAGRPGTPGQPGFPGRPGTSGASGGPGGPGGPGGPGGPTSPGYPTGGPGGFGPSGPFGPGGGRPGTPGRPGTPVRPSAPGTPGGPGGPGGPGGPGGPGGPFGPGYPSGGPGGFGPTGPFGPGGPSIPGRPGRPGTPGGPGGPGGPGAPGRPGGPGYPSGGPGGFGPSGPFGPGAGQPGRPGGPGGPGGPGGPGRPGTGYPSGAPGGFGPSGPFGPGAGRPGGPSRPGGPGAPGSPGGPGGPSGPGGPSGPSGPFGPGAGRPGGQGGPGVPGQPGGGFKPSGPYGPGYPGSTSGGVGRPGRPGGVLGDATGPGGPGGPSGPTGYPSGGIGGRPGGVGPGGPFGPTGPTGPTGPTGPTGPTGPTGPGGPTGGVGGVGGIGGTGPTGPPGPSGPYPNGPAGPNGPYPEGSPGPDGPFPTGSPGPGPYDEGDYSAIPGEPGVDYPIYSEVPATSFSCSQQKFPGYYADVETQCQAFHICANNRTYDFLCPNGTVFHQEYFVCVWWNQFDCSRAPGLYNLNEFIYDYTIFGSPGAELLKPSGPGGFPGGTGTGATQGRPFSPGSGVTRPAGPTGPFRPGTPGSIGTGIVKPGGTFPSVTPGVTGGSGGPVAGYPRPGGPGGVGGILGDGITGPSSGGVPPSGFPGSQIGPTRPSGPSTGLPGGTGGVGQIGRPTGGYPRPGTGRPGLADTGTQPAYPDRQYLPPRNS; this is encoded by the exons TCCTCTTCAGCATATGTGAAATCACTCAG GCTGAGGAAGGCTACAAGTATGAAAAACCAACGAAGCCTTTCATCACTGGAACACCAGGTCTAAGACCAGGAACAGCAGGCCCAGGAGGATTTGCACCTGGAGTGGGAGCTGGGCCAGCTGCAAAACCCGGTTTTCCTGGAGGAACAGGACCTGTTGCCACTGGACCCAGTGGCTACCCTTCTAGTGGTCCTGGAGGAACACCTGCAGGATTTCCATCTGGCAGTCAACCAGGAAGACCTGGAGCAGGCGGACCATCTGGATATCCATCTGGGGGACCAAGTGCCGGCAGACCAGGTGGCACACTTCCTGGAAGACCTGGGACAACAGGAGGACCAGGTCGTCCAATTATTCAAGGAGATGTTGGAGGCACTGGATATCCATCAGGAGGGCCTGGCAGTTTCGGACCAAGTGGTCCATTTGGACCTGGTGCTGGACGACCTGGAATATTGGGGCAGCCTAATGGTCCAGGCACTCCTGGAGCTCAAGGCAGTGTTGGTTACCCTTCTGGAAGACCTGGTACAGGAAGACCAGGTGGTCCAGGTACAATAGGAGGTGGAGGTTATCCTACAGGTGGGCCTGGAGTATTCCGTCCTAGTGATTCATTTGGTACAGGCATTGGAAGACCTGGAGTTTCAGGAAGACCAGGAGGACCAGGTGCTGCAGGATATCCTTCTGGAGGTCCTGGAGGATTTGGGCCTGGTGGTCCCTTTAGTCCTGGTGCTGGTGGAAGGCCTGGAGGTACTGGAGGTCTAGGACAGCTAGGTGGCACTGGAATAACAGGAAGGCCAGGTGCTCCAGGCACTCCAGGTGGTCCTGGTGGTCCAGGAGGACCTGGGGTTCCTGGAGCCCCTGCTGGCCAAGGGTATCCATCAGGAGGACCTGGAGGATTTGGTCCTAGTGGTCCTTTTGGACCTGGTGCTGGTAGGCCAGGAGGAGTTGGAGGCCCAGGGGGACCTGCTGGTCCTGGGTATCCATCAGGTGGGCCTGGAGGCTTTGGTCCTAGTGGTCCATTTGGGCCCAGTGCTGGTCGTCCAATAGGTCAAGGTGGAGCTGGAATAACAGGAAGACCAGGTGCTCCAGGAACACCTGGTGGTCCTGGTGGTCCTGGAGGGCCTGGAGGTCCAGGAGGACCTGCTGGTCCTGGATATCCCTCTGGTGGGCCTGGAGGATTTAGCCCTAGTGGTCCATTAGGACCTGGTGCAGGTCGGCCAGGAGGACCTGGACGTCCAGGAGGAGCTGTTGGTCCTGGATATCCATCTGGTGGGCCTGGGGGATTTGGCCCTAGTGGTACACTTGGTCCTGGTAGGCCAGGGGCTGTAGGAGGTCCGGGAGGGCAAGGTTATCCATCAGGAGGACCTGGTGGGTTTGGTCCTAGTGGTCCATTTGGACCAGGTGCTGGTCGCCCAGGAGGCCCTGGTAGACCAGGAATAGCAGGAAGACCAGGCACTCCAGGTACACCAGGTGGTCCTGGTGGTCCAGGAGGTCCAGGTGGTGCAGGGGGACCAGCTGGTCCCGGATACCCATCAGGTGGTCCTGGAGGATTTGGTCCTAGTGGCCAACTTGGTCCTGGTGCTGGCAGACCAGGAGGTCAAGGTGGTCCAGGAGGGGCAGGTGGATACCCATCAGGTGGTCCTGGAGGATTTGGTCCTAGTGGTCCCTTTGGTCCTGGTAAGCCAGGGGCTCCAGGAGGGCCAGGAGGTCCAGGAGGGCCAGGTTATCCATCAGGAGGACCTGGTGGATATGGTCCTAGTGGTCCATTTGGACCTGGTGGTGGTCGGCCAGGAACACAAGGTCAGCCAGGAATCCCAGGCAGGCCAGGAACACCTGGGGCACCAGGTGGTCCAGGAGGACCTGGAGGTCCTGGTGGTCTAGGTGGACCAACTGGTCCTGGATATCCTTCAGGTGGACCTGGAGGATTTGGTCCTAGTGGACCTTTTGGTCCTGGTACTGGAAGACCAGGTGGTTTGGGAAGACCTGGTGGTCCAGGAGGGCCAGGTGGCCCAGGATACCCATCAGGTGGGCCAGGAGGGTTTGGTCCCAGTGGTCCATTTGGACCTTCTGCTGGTCGGCCAGGAACACCTGGTCAGCCAGGAATCCCAGGCAGGCCAGGTACACCTGGGGCACCAGGTTTTCCAGGAGGACCTGGAGGTCCTGGTGGTCTAGGAGGACCAACTGGTCCTGGATATCCTTCAGGTGGACCTCCAGGATTTGGTCCTAGTGGCCCCTTCAGCCCCGGTAGGCCAGGGGCTCCAGGAGGGCCAGGAGGTCCAGGAGGTCCTGGAGGGCCAGGTTATCCATCAGGAGGACCTGGTGGATTTGGTCCTAGTGGTCCATTTGGACCTGGTGGTGGTCGGCCAGGTACACCAGGTCAACCAGGAACCCCAGGCAGGCCAGGTACACCTGGGGCACCAGGTGGTCCAGGAGGACCTGGAGGTCCTGGTGGTCTAGGTGGACCAACTGGTCCTGGATATCCTTCAGGTGGACCTGGAGGATTTGGTCCTAGTGGACCTTTTGGTCCTGGTGCTGGAAGACCAGGTGGTTTGGGAAGACCTGGTGGTCCAGGAGGGCCAGGTGGCCCAGGATACCCATCAGGTGGGCCAGGAGGGTTTGGTCCCAGTGGTCCATTTGGACCTTCTGCTGGTCGGCCAGGAACACCTGGTCAGCCAGGATTCCCAGGCAGGCCAGGTACATCTGGTGCATCAGGTGGTCCAGGAGGACCTGGAGGCCCTGGTGGTCCAGGAGGTCCAACCAGTCCTGGATACCCAACAGGTGGACCTGGAGGATTTGGTCCTAGTGGTCCATTTGGACCTGGTGGTGGACGCCCAGGTACTCCAGGTCGTCCAGGAACCCCAGTAAGGCCAAGTGCTCCTGGTACTCCAGGTGGTCCAGGAGGTCCAGGAGGCCCAGGAGGTCCTGGTGGTCCTGGAGGGCCATTTGGTCCTGGATATCCATCTGGAGGTCCTGGTGGATTTGGCCCTACTGGCCCATTTGGCCCAGGAGGTCCCAGTATACCAGGTAGACCTGGCCGTCCTGGTACACCAGGTGGTCCTGGAGGTCCAGGTGGTCCTGGAGCTCCTGGAAGGCCTGGTGGTCCTGGATATCCATCAGGTGGGCCTGGAGGATTTGGGCCAAGTGGCCCTTTTGGTCCAGGTGCTGGTCAGCCTGGTCGTCCTGGTGGACCAGGGGGTCCAGGAGGCCCTGGAGGCCCAGGTAGGCCAGGAACAGGGTACCCTTCAGGTGCACCTGGAGGATTTGGTCCTAGTGGTCCATTTGGCCCTGGTGCTGGTCGGCCAGGAGGCCCAAGTCGGCCTGGTGGTCCAGGGGCTCCAGGTTCTCCAGGTGGACCTGGGGGACCAAGTGGTCCAGGAGGACCTTCTGGTCCCAGTGGCCCATTTGGTCCTGGTGCTGGTAGACCTGGAGGACAAGGGGGCCCTGGTGTACCTGGACAACCAGGTGGTGGATTTAAGCCAAGTGGTCCATATGGCCCTGGTTATCCTGGAAGTACTTCAGGTGGTGTTGGTCGACCTGGCCGtcctggtggtgtgttaggtgatgctACTGGTCCTGGAGGGCCAGGTGGTCCTTCTGGTCCCACAGGCTATCCTTCTGGTGGCATTGGAGGCAGGCCGGGTGGAGTTGGTCCTGGTGGTCCTTTTGGTCCTACTGGCCCTACTGGACCTACTGGTCCTACTGGACCTACTGGTCCTACTGGGCCTACAGGTCCTGGAGGACCAactggtggtgttggtggtgttgGTGGAATCGGTGGAACTGGCCCAACTGGACCTCCAGGGCCGAGTGGACCATATCCTAATGGGCCTGCTGGCCCCAATGGTCCATATCCAGAAGGATCACCTGGTCCTGATGGTCCTTTCCCAACAGGTTCCCCTGGTCCTGGGCCATATGATGAAGGAGATTATTCTGCTATTCCTGGAGAACCAGGAGTAGATTATCCCATATATTCTGAAGTACCTGCTACTTCATTTAGTTGCAGTCAGCAGAAATTCCCTGGATACTATGCTGATGTGGAGACACAGTGTCAGGCATTCCATATTTGTGCTAACAATCGCACATACGATTTTCTGTGCCCTAATGGTACAGTGTTCCATCAGGAATATTTCGTTTGTGTTTGGTGGAATCAGTTTGACTGTAGCAGAGCTCCAGGGTTGTATAATCTGAATGAATTTATTTATGACTATACAATATTTGGAAGCCCTGGTGCAGAACTACTCAAACCTTCTGGTCCTGGAGGATTCCCAGGTGGAACAGGTACTGGAGCTACTCAAGGCCGTCCATTTAGTCCCGGCAGTGGTGTAACTCGTCCAGCTGGACCCACTGGGCCCTTTCGTCCTGGAACACCTGGTAGTATAGGAACTGGAATAGTAAAGCCTGGTGGAACATTTCCATCTGTAACCCCTGGAGTGACTGGTGGAAGTGGTGGTCCTGTCGCTGGATATCCACGTCCTGGTGGGCCAGGTGGAGTTGGTGGCATTCTTGGTGATGGAATAACTGGACCTTCTTCTGGTGGAGTACCACCGTCAGGATTTCCTGGTAGTCAGATAGGACCAACACGCCCCTCAGGTCCCAGCACAGGCCTACCTGGTGGTACTGGTGGAGTAGGGCAAATTGGTCGACCAACAGGCGGCTACCCAAGGCCAGGTACAGGCAGACCGGGACTGGCTGATACTGGAACACAACCAGCCTACCCAGACAGACAGTATTTGCCTCCTAGGAACTCTTAA